The following proteins come from a genomic window of Mariniflexile sp. TRM1-10:
- a CDS encoding T9SS type A sorting domain-containing protein, translating to MKLKITFLFIGLLSFVGFSQIAGPPPPCGYTPAYACDDNDDGFSVFNLVDLFGFYSLCPPQGEVPEDYGPLVFYLTQEDRDNETNPITNPEAYTNISNPQIIYFRANAINSGGTYEYLTNEDPLEVKRLLTDIPSLDVYDNDSDGIAVFDLTSVNLFCGTNDESNYVVTYHELQEDAVSGINAISDPSSFMNKTNEDYIYARVVHKNSGYVEVTTYFYLRVLFAEANKPADINICDDDFDAIYAFDLESQNAEILGDQNPDNFTVSYYLNSSDAETKINPLPAIYNVSNLQTIFARVDENTKGSYAITSFGFSVFTPPMVSPLDPYKVCDDESQDGMETFDLSSKNAEIIGGQTDVSISYYSTQADADVNTNPLPTYFTNFVNPQTIYVRAENLLTGCLTITTLDLIVKDCSTSGVIKVNAFYDANSDTTFDSGEINFLSGTLTYEKNNDGIQHVLYSSTGIFNIISDVETDTYDIGYSIYDEFQDCYSLATYLYENVSVTNGSRVNYNFPVTKIKECSDVAVYLTPVSPPRPGFDYSTNLIIRNLGIETISSGSVEFIKDDLVTFKSVDFVNSGNSITNTPTGFILNFNNLQPNSAEHVVVNMNVPVSVNLGDLLTSTAIYSVDDLDISNNTSALTETVIGSYDPNDIAESHGPEIYYDDFSTDDYLYYTIRFQNVGTADAINVSIDNTLDSKLDKSTIQMLSASHDYVFTKIDNQLNWKFDDIHLPSESMDEPNSHGYVYYKIKPTAGFQISDIIPNTAEIYFDFNPAVVTNTFETEFIATLSSKQFSNIDFSIFPNPTNHFVEITFSKTTNNKVRLGVYNIQGKLILNEERELQNNTVKLDISNLRSGMYFLKVNDGVAEMIQKLIVN from the coding sequence ATGAAATTAAAAATTACTTTTTTGTTTATTGGTTTGTTATCTTTTGTAGGTTTTTCTCAGATTGCAGGACCACCGCCGCCTTGTGGATATACGCCAGCTTATGCATGTGATGACAATGATGATGGTTTTTCGGTTTTTAATTTGGTAGATTTATTTGGCTTTTATTCTTTATGTCCACCACAAGGTGAAGTTCCAGAAGATTATGGACCATTGGTTTTTTATTTAACGCAAGAAGACAGAGATAACGAAACAAACCCAATAACTAATCCTGAAGCTTATACTAATATATCTAATCCACAAATCATTTATTTTAGAGCAAATGCAATCAATTCTGGGGGAACTTATGAATATTTGACGAATGAAGATCCTTTAGAAGTTAAAAGACTGTTGACTGATATACCAAGTTTAGATGTTTATGATAATGATTCTGATGGGATAGCTGTTTTCGATTTAACTTCTGTGAATTTATTTTGTGGAACAAATGATGAAAGTAATTATGTTGTTACTTACCATGAATTACAAGAAGATGCTGTTAGCGGTATTAATGCTATTTCTGACCCTTCTAGTTTTATGAATAAGACTAATGAAGATTACATTTATGCGAGGGTAGTGCATAAAAATTCTGGCTATGTTGAAGTAACCACATATTTTTATTTAAGAGTTTTATTTGCAGAAGCTAATAAACCAGCTGATATTAATATCTGTGATGATGATTTTGATGCCATTTATGCGTTTGATTTAGAAAGTCAAAATGCTGAAATTTTAGGAGACCAGAACCCAGATAATTTTACGGTTTCGTATTATTTAAACTCATCTGATGCTGAAACCAAAATAAATCCATTACCTGCAATTTATAATGTATCGAATTTACAAACTATTTTTGCAAGGGTTGATGAAAACACCAAAGGAAGCTATGCAATAACATCTTTTGGTTTTTCAGTTTTTACTCCACCAATGGTGAGTCCACTAGACCCATATAAGGTTTGCGATGATGAGAGTCAAGATGGAATGGAAACCTTTGATTTAAGTTCTAAAAACGCAGAAATTATTGGAGGGCAAACAGATGTTTCAATATCGTATTATTCAACACAAGCTGATGCTGATGTCAATACAAATCCATTGCCAACATATTTTACCAATTTTGTTAATCCACAAACCATATATGTGAGAGCTGAAAACCTTTTAACAGGTTGTTTAACAATTACCACATTAGATTTAATAGTTAAAGATTGTTCTACATCGGGTGTCATAAAAGTCAATGCCTTTTATGATGCTAATAGTGATACTACTTTCGATAGTGGTGAAATCAATTTTTTAAGCGGAACGCTTACTTACGAAAAAAATAACGATGGCATTCAACATGTGTTGTATTCTTCAACTGGAATTTTTAATATCATAAGTGATGTAGAAACGGATACTTATGATATTGGATATAGTATATATGATGAATTTCAGGATTGTTATAGTTTAGCAACGTATTTATACGAAAATGTAAGTGTTACTAATGGAAGCCGCGTTAATTACAATTTTCCGGTTACCAAAATTAAGGAATGTAGTGATGTTGCAGTTTATTTAACACCCGTTAGTCCTCCAAGACCTGGGTTTGATTATAGCACCAATTTGATAATTCGCAATTTAGGGATTGAAACGATAAGTTCTGGCTCCGTGGAGTTTATTAAGGATGATTTAGTAACGTTTAAAAGTGTGGATTTTGTGAATTCAGGAAATTCAATCACCAACACTCCCACAGGGTTTATTTTAAATTTTAATAATTTACAACCCAATAGTGCAGAACATGTTGTAGTAAATATGAATGTGCCTGTTTCTGTGAATTTAGGAGATTTATTAACAAGTACAGCAATCTATTCGGTTGATGATTTAGACATATCAAACAATACATCTGCGTTAACAGAAACTGTTATAGGCTCCTATGACCCAAACGACATAGCGGAATCTCATGGGCCAGAAATTTATTATGACGATTTTTCTACCGATGATTATTTGTATTACACCATCCGTTTTCAAAATGTAGGAACTGCCGATGCTATTAATGTGTCTATAGATAATACTTTAGATTCAAAATTGGATAAGTCAACCATTCAAATGCTTAGTGCAAGCCATGATTATGTATTTACAAAAATCGATAATCAACTTAATTGGAAATTCGATGATATCCATTTACCAAGTGAAAGCATGGATGAACCCAATAGCCACGGTTATGTATATTACAAAATAAAACCCACTGCTGGTTTTCAAATTAGCGATATCATACCTAATACGGCCGAAATTTATTTTGATTTTAACCCAGCGGTTGTAACCAATACGTTTGAAACAGAATTTATAGCAACGCTTTCCAGTAAACAATTTAGCAATATTGATTTCTCAATTTTCCCAAATCCAACAAACCATTTTGTTGAAATAACATTCAGTAAAACCACAAATAATAAAGTACGGTTGGGTGTTTATAACATTCAAGGAAAATTAATTCTTAATGAAGAAAGGGAATTGCAAAACAATACAGTAAAACTCGATATATCAAATTTAAGAAGTGGCATGTACTTTTTAAAAGTGAATGATGGTGTTGCTGAAATGATTCAAAAACTAATTGTAAATTAA
- a CDS encoding TrmH family RNA methyltransferase, with amino-acid sequence MPTKVITSTQNQFIRQLVQLKDKSRERKKSGLFLIEGVREITLALKGGYELETILFNPEIISSEQLNDLTTRQLDTIEITAEVYQKLAYRDTTEGILAVAKSKNYGIESLKLNTKNPLILIAEAPEKPGNIGALLRTADAARVDAVIIANPKTDLYNPNIIRSSVGCVFTNQIATGTTSEIIAFLKSKNINIYCAALQASVTYHTQDFTKPTAIVVGTEATGLSDEWLKNATQNIIIPMQGDIDSMNVSVAAGILIFEAKRQRQTINNE; translated from the coding sequence ATGCCCACAAAGGTAATAACTAGCACACAAAACCAATTTATTCGACAACTGGTTCAATTAAAAGACAAGTCGCGCGAACGTAAAAAAAGTGGTTTATTTTTAATTGAAGGCGTACGCGAAATAACGCTTGCGCTGAAAGGGGGTTACGAATTAGAAACCATTTTGTTTAATCCAGAGATAATTAGTTCTGAACAACTAAACGACTTAACGACCAGACAACTTGACACCATCGAAATTACTGCCGAAGTATATCAAAAATTAGCCTATCGTGATACCACTGAAGGTATTCTAGCGGTTGCTAAAAGCAAAAATTACGGTATTGAAAGTTTAAAATTAAACACAAAAAACCCGTTAATTTTAATTGCCGAAGCTCCCGAAAAACCAGGTAATATCGGTGCGCTTTTAAGAACTGCCGATGCTGCCCGAGTAGATGCCGTAATTATTGCCAACCCAAAAACCGATTTGTACAACCCAAATATTATCCGATCTAGTGTGGGTTGTGTATTTACCAATCAAATTGCCACTGGAACGACTAGCGAAATTATAGCCTTTTTAAAGTCAAAAAACATCAACATTTATTGCGCTGCTTTACAGGCTTCGGTAACCTACCACACACAAGATTTCACCAAACCAACGGCTATCGTTGTTGGCACTGAAGCAACTGGATTAAGTGACGAATGGTTAAAAAATGCAACTCAGAACATTATTATTCCCATGCAAGGTGATATAGATTCCATGAATGTATCGGTAGCCGCAGGAATTCTTATTTTTGAAGCTAAAAGACAACGGCAAACGATTAATAATGAATAA
- a CDS encoding GIY-YIG nuclease family protein produces the protein MYSYYVYILKCSDGSYYTGITNNLDKRINEHIFGKNKDCYTYNRRPTEVKFYETFNDVLQAIYFEKKIKKWTRAKKEALISGDFDMLQILAECRNAIHITSILINKHFDCAQCDK, from the coding sequence ATGTACTCATATTATGTTTATATTCTAAAATGTTCTGATGGCTCTTATTATACAGGTATTACAAATAATTTAGATAAAAGAATAAATGAACATATATTTGGAAAGAACAAAGATTGTTACACATACAATCGACGACCAACAGAAGTTAAGTTTTACGAAACGTTTAATGATGTGTTGCAGGCTATATATTTTGAGAAGAAAATAAAAAAATGGACTCGTGCCAAAAAAGAAGCCTTGATAAGTGGAGACTTTGATATGCTCCAAATATTAGCAGAATGTAGAAATGCAATACACATTACAAGTATTTTGATAAATAAGCACTTCGACTGCGCTCAGTGTGACAAATAG
- a CDS encoding M48 family metallopeptidase, whose protein sequence is MTANTLFYIIIAIIVINFIVDKILDALNAKHFNDKLPEDLQDVYDDTEYKKSQNYKATNYKFGIITSTFSLVLTLGFLFLDGFEFVDNIARSYSDNPIIIALIFFGIIMIGSDILTIPFSYYSTFVIEEKFGFNKTTIKTFFFDKLKGWLMMAIVGGGILALIIWFYQSTGSYFWLYAWGLVAVFTMFMNMFYSKLIVPLFNKQTPLEAGSLRDKISEYAQSVGFKLDKIFVIDGSKRSTKANAYFSGFGSEKRVTLYDTLINDLEDEEIVAVLAHEVGHYKKKHIIFNLFASILLTGLTLYILSLFISNPLLSQALGVEIPSFHIGLIAFGLLYAPISEITGLIMNLFSRKFEYQADDYAKNTYKGEPLITSLKKLSKNSLSNLTPHPAYVFMHYSHPTLLQRIKNLKK, encoded by the coding sequence ATGACTGCAAATACGCTTTTCTACATCATCATCGCCATAATCGTTATCAATTTTATAGTTGATAAAATATTAGATGCCTTAAATGCCAAACATTTTAACGATAAACTACCGGAAGATTTACAAGATGTTTATGATGACACCGAATATAAAAAATCGCAAAACTATAAAGCTACCAATTACAAATTTGGTATCATCACTTCCACATTTTCTTTAGTTTTAACCTTAGGTTTTCTGTTTCTCGATGGATTTGAATTTGTTGATAATATCGCCCGAAGCTATAGCGACAACCCTATAATTATTGCTTTGATATTCTTCGGAATTATCATGATTGGTAGTGATATTCTAACCATACCTTTTTCCTATTACAGTACCTTTGTTATTGAAGAAAAATTCGGATTTAACAAAACGACCATTAAGACATTCTTTTTTGATAAGCTAAAAGGCTGGCTTATGATGGCTATTGTTGGTGGGGGTATTTTAGCCTTGATTATTTGGTTTTACCAATCTACAGGAAGTTACTTTTGGTTGTATGCTTGGGGATTAGTGGCGGTTTTCACCATGTTTATGAACATGTTTTACTCCAAACTTATTGTGCCTTTATTCAACAAACAAACCCCTTTGGAAGCAGGTAGTTTACGTGATAAAATATCGGAATACGCACAATCCGTTGGTTTTAAACTCGATAAAATTTTTGTAATTGATGGCTCTAAACGCAGCACAAAAGCCAACGCCTATTTTTCGGGGTTTGGTAGTGAAAAACGGGTAACACTTTACGATACGCTAATTAACGATTTAGAAGATGAAGAAATTGTTGCCGTTTTAGCGCATGAAGTTGGGCATTATAAAAAGAAACACATTATTTTTAACCTGTTTGCTTCTATATTATTAACTGGTTTAACACTTTATATTTTATCATTGTTTATCTCTAATCCGTTATTATCTCAAGCTTTGGGTGTTGAAATTCCTAGTTTTCATATTGGATTGATTGCTTTTGGTTTACTATACGCACCAATTTCAGAAATTACAGGATTAATCATGAACCTATTCTCCAGAAAATTTGAATACCAAGCTGATGATTATGCTAAAAACACTTATAAAGGGGAACCGCTAATTACATCGCTTAAAAAACTTTCTAAAAATAGTTTGAGTAATTTAACGCCACATCCTGCGTATGTGTTTATGCATTATTCGCATCCAACTCTGTTGCAACGGATTAAGAATTTGAAGAAGTAA